A region of the Channa argus isolate prfri chromosome 3, Channa argus male v1.0, whole genome shotgun sequence genome:
TGTTGAGTTtaatttcctttctctccctttggtggatttttttttttgtcccaggGCAACGTTTCCTTTTGTGTGCAGCGTTTTCATACACACCTTCCTCTTTAACTTCTTTATATATGCctgcctctctgtgtgtttttttttactggtgtcgatttgtttttgtctttatgtctgTGTAATGTCAGTTTGTCTCCTCATCTGTCACTCTATCACTCTACCTTGAGACATCtcatccaaaaacaaaaacacccacattcctacaccccccaccccttttcCTGGGATTCCTTAAATCTCTCTGCTGCTAAGAAAGTGAGTGACAGTACTATATGCACAGTCTGGGAATGACTGACGGGGATTTTAACCAGATACGTCACAACTCAAGGGGAAGCAAAAGAGGGAGGGACAGAGTAGAGGAGAGCAAACGATgaaaagagacagggagagaaagagagagagagaaggagagagagagagtgcagaGGGACATATTGACTCAAAGCTGGTCTGCATGCTCAGTGTGTGAGAGACGGAGGATACGAGAGCAGGCAAGATGGAGTGCTGGCACAGATGAAGACTGTCCCTAGGTACGTATTTGTGCACAGctttatgtgtgagtgtgacagtttgtgtgtacgtgcttgtgtgtgtgcaggtgagcttgcaggtgtatgtgtgtgtgcgtgtctctgCATGTAAGAAGCGTGAGAATAAATTCTTTTGTAAGCACCATGCAAATGATCTTTTATACGTGGGTACCCCAGCAGTGAATTTGGGTGTTGTTACATAAGTACATTGTCAGTAACGACATGAGTCTAGGTATTGAAGATGTGAACAGGCAGTTTGGTGATTTTATCTTTGTGTAGGGTCCTAATGCACATGTGGTTGTGTGAGAGTCAGTGTAACTTCATATGGTGAGGAAGTTAAGTCTTGTGCTGTTTGGATCTGTAAAGTGTAGCGACTAAATTAAATGATTATCTCAATATCTAGCCttaacatgtaaaacatttttgttaatgaTTCATTAAAGATTAGTTATAGCAAAATGGATGTAACTAAAGTAAACTATAAAGGTGCAGTGTATCAGTATTTGCCTACGAACAAAGAATCACATCTTTTCCACTGTTTGACTTGACGATGGTTTTGGTGTGGCTTTTACATGTGACTGAGGCATTTGGCTTTAAAGAGTCTGCTAGAGCATGTTTGCTGTACATGTGGACATatcattttaacacattatgAAAAAGGAACTCCATATCTGAAATGACTTATCCAAAATGACAATGTTGTATTGACTTACTGTGTGTTATATAGTAAAGCTTGTGAAGCTAGCCAGGgtaaactaataataaataccCGCTGGtcattaaaagcaaaatacCAATCGATTTCTTATTTCAGAGtttgtcagacaaaacaatCTGAAGACATCACATTAGGCTTCTGGGAACTATGATaactataatttgttttttactattaAGAATTAAccagttcattaaaaaaagattaaccACAACCAAAAAATGCTAATTAGTTGCAGCCCTAGAGTAAATtctcaaataaacacaaaaccatTAATGGAGCTCCAAATAGGCTAATTATTTGCATCTACAAAACAGATACATCAGTCAAAAACTTAAAAGAGCAAAACTGTTTCTTCTGAGACAAACAAGTAACATGGAAactgacaaatgacaaattccTACTAAACATAGAAATCTGCACAGACATGAAGGAACAGGGGGTGCAAGATGACAGTAACCAGCAAAAGCATTAATTGACATGCACATTGTATACGGACATTGTATACGAACATTGTATACGGACAATGACATGCATCCTCACACGTATTCTAAGCTGGGTTTGTTGTGGTCATGTTATAAAGTGGATCTGCCACTTTGTCTGTTGTGTACTGAGCACTGAAAAAATTATCAGTGATTGCCTTTTAACTGTTTAATCTGGGCCAgtaaacaaagacaacagtCTCACCTCTCAGTGTGAAAATTAAACCAGTTCTTGAAATAATAAGCAGACAGCAGCCTGGTGGGACTACGTAAGAGAAAACATGGCTCCAGTCTCTCTCAAtgactataaaaaaaagaaggaaatgatgACATTTGTCTTAACAAAGTTGGAGTTTGTTAATAGTTATTACGCTTCATTTGCTGACAAATATGCTCGGGACTAAGAAAGGCTTCAAATAGTATTATGCAAATTTAGCTGAGGGGCTTtacagatgagagagagaggagtgaaAGAGTAAGATAAGGGAGGGATTAGACTGAAGTGCAGATACACAAGTGACATCATTTGTTCATACTTCACAGCACTACTTTTGAATATTCATTCACCGCACGGACTTGGTGTGCTCACACTTGTATGAGTCACACTCCAAGTGCCAAAGGTTCTGGcaatttctgtttctattttggCTTTTGAGGAAATCagcagatgaaaacaaacatagtTTTTCTCCTTGTGAATTTCAAAATGTTGCCAATCTTGACTGGCCTTGAAAAGAATTGACTcagatgaggaggagatgtTTTTCTCTTCGACTTTTGAGCCACTTGTTTCCTCCCATCTGCTAAGATCCGCGCTTattgtctctgtttttctcaccttattcttgtctttctctctccatcacaTTTTCACCTCTCAGTTTTGTTCAACAGCCCATATGAGTGTCTCCAAACCCCCACCGCCCCCCTCCACATCCCACCTGGCCATCCCCACTTCCTCCACCTCCATCCCTTCCTCATCTGCTTCCTCCCCCTCAGCAACGCCCAACTCCAACACTTTGCCCCCGCCATCGCCGGTCAAGATCTCTATGCAGGAGCACTTTGCCATCAATGTGTGCCCGGGCCCCATCCTCCCCATCCCACAGATCTCAGACTTCTTCCCACGTTTCCACGACTACCCCTGCACGCCACCACCTCCAAGGGAGAAAAAAATCCTGAAAGAGGAAACCTTTAATGGGGAGACAAGTGGAGGTTACAAggatggagagaggaggggggaaaACGATGGAGAGCGGGAGGAGGTGTTCGactctgatgatgatgacagtgaGTTATGTGTGTAGTGAACAAAGTTTTGTGAACTTTGCGTATGTTTATTCAAAAATTGctaagcagcaaaaaaaaaaacaacacagccaaTACTGAAACTGTAAAGTGGGCAGtcatcatttctgttttcctccctttttcctCAAAACAAGTTTGTGCTTTTTGCTTGCAGGGTATTTGTGCAGTCAAGCATTTTTCTACAAGTGTTTGTCACTCCCACTTTGTGTGACGCAGCAGCTCAGATGATTTATTACTCGAGGTAGTAATAGTGGGACTGCAAGTTTCTGCTCTTTCCCAAACAGTAATCAAACAAGACAGATCAATTCATATTAGGCAGTGTCATGTTTGTAAGAGGCCATCTGCTACAAATATGACTCAGAgcttttgagtgtgtgtgtttgtgcgtatgTGACTGTATCTGTCCTTTCCTTGGCAGTAATTGCTGtggttttgattgttttcagcCTACCTGGGAACGCTGGAGTTCAGCCTGCTCTTTGATCAGGACAACAACTGTCTTCATTGTACTATTCACAAGGCAAAGGTATACACGATTTCAATATCTTCTTCATGTAAATagacctctgtgtgtgtgtgtgtggttgcatAATCCTCCTTTAAGGCCTAATAGAAACAATTCTCCTGTAATGTTTTCTCTACATTTGCACAAGATGTCAGAGCGGTTTCTCTCAACCCTTTTAAAGCAACTTATTTGTCACACACCCACTGCAGCTTGTCTATTCAagacaaaatcatctcaaagcACTACAAAATTTTGGATAGCATTGCTGTAACCGCCGAATTTCCGTATGGCCATCGCACAAGGACACAAGCTTAGAATTACGTATAACGTACTGTCACATGGTGTTAATTATGGATATCTCACTGTACTGTTCCATTGAGGACACACAAAAGAGTCAAAGAATGTGGAAAATAGTGGCGTTGAAAGAAACACCCAGAAGCACTGCTGAGATGGAACCACAGTAGAGGAGGTCTGtcatttcctctgtttgtttCCGACCCTGTCAGTGTTCGAGGGCACGATGACGTcaactttgacactacaatatgtatgtttgtctgtgtctgcttGTGTCCACAGGGACTGAAAGCCATGGACTCCAACGGTCTGGCCGATCCATACGTCAAGCTTCATCTCCTCCCCGGCGCAAGCAAGGTCACTACTCAAACTTTACCTCAGCGACCATTAACCTCACATGCTTTCACACTGGACTGACCCAGATACTGACACTCATGACTCATGAAGTTCCACATTGTACAGGAAGTTAAAACAGGAAGTATTTTATACattccattcattatctgtaacaacTTATTCTGCtggattttgttattatttaagtataaaataacaaaacaaatatttaatttttgtaacaAAATAGTGTCTCTATCAATTCTTGTTTATCAAATATCAAAACTCTCTTGGACACATGGCACATAACATGGCAGCAAGCTAATTTAGTGTGTCATTTTAAGCTGCTTAAGGGAGCATTTTGGTCGGTTGCTGTTGATGTGGTTTGTCCAGTGTTTTGCTTTATCAAGTACAAACATGTTCTGCTCTGTTGCACTGCTCTTGTCTTGTTTTTAGCTCAGGCAGCAGGGAAGGCTCACAACAACAGCAACCCCCAGCTCCAGCAGAATGCAACCTGTTGTCGGCCATTTTGGCTCAAGGTTGACACAAAATGAGGTTATGTTAGGAGTGCTGAAGTTGAAAAAGGCTAAGGTCTAAGGTGCTAACAATAACAATGTCTGGGGGATTCTGTCCTCCAGCCTTCTTTTGTCTGTGTTCTCTTAGactgtttctcttcttttcatACTTTCCACCCttatctctgtctctatctcgcTATCTGGCTGTGACCCTCTTTGACCTTGAAATACCAACAGTGTGCGGAAGGAAGGGAGACAACTGAGAGGGAGGAAAAGGGGGCAGGGAGGGAGCTGAGAAAGGGAGGGAGTTAGAGACAGATGAGGGGAGGACAGCAGCAGGtggttgtcatggaaacaggGAGGATTGTTATACGGCTCACGTCAACAGGCGCGTGTTGATGGGGGGAGAGCGGTGGGTTGTGtgtgcagagaaaagcatcagtGAGTAGGTAAGTATCCATgaaccacagttttttaaataccCTCCAGGCGGGGCCCACGTCACTTGAAAAGTATGAGCATGCACATGAAGACGTGAGGGTGATGGACGCACAGTCATACACACACCTACTGTTGTCCACATTCAGACTCAGCATGTGTGCACTGCAATGAATAACCAACACAAAAGGTTTTAGTTTCTGTAAAAAAATGAGTTGTCAAAACATTGAGAGCAGAGGCACACCTCTCTTCCAAGTCCCATACATTTTCCATCCCACTCTTTAAGGCATGCTGTCTTGTGATGTCAAACTAACATGGTGCAACACATACAGCGCACGACCTTGCtcatatgcaaacacatgctAAGGCTTTAGTCACAGTCACACAGAGATGCTCCCTTAATTTATCTCGCCTTCACATCGCTGTCACTCTCTTTCTCAAACATAAACATGCACAGATGCCGTAGTTCTCAGTGCCTCTATGATGGTCATTACGATTTTCATCCTTCTGCTCCTGATCGAGATGCATGAAAATTAGCTCACGGCCAAAATCGAAAGGAGTTCACTCAAAAGGTCTGGCAGGAAAAAGATACAGGTGTTTTAAATGCCTATAGAAGGAGCATGAGTAAGATGCTGCTCTCAGAAAACCATCCTAATTCATTCAATAATGAATGACAGTGAAATAGctgctgtgtttatttgtgctgaCACACATAGAAAAAAGCAGCACCACTAAAAGTTGTGACTCTGCCTGTGCACTTCTTCTCCTGCACATTAGTGAATCAAACAAATGACATGAATTGAAAACACTTGTTCTCTTCATGGAGCGAGCTCTGGAGGGCTGAGTCTGGCAGATAAGCCAAAAGTTTTCAGCAGAAAATGGAGAATTAAAATGGGAAAGTAGGAGGAAAGGCAGGAAGAGGAGAGACAGGCCAGGCAGAACAATGATATGTggggacaaaaaaagagagagggttCAACATCTGGCCCTGAAGCGCTGTAGCGAGAggcagaagagaaagaaagagagagtgttCAGACTTGAGCAATAGAATGTTAGAGAACAGACTCCGCATTTTCTCCACCAGCTACAATTAGATGGTTCATGCAGTATATTTGTCCATGGCCACCAGAGGTGAAACTCCATTAaacaactgcattaaaaacagtatCTAAGTATTGctggtaaaagtaaaagtacttagtATAGAGGGGTCCTGTCATCAAGGGCTCAAACATATACAGTACGCAGCATTATTGCAGTATGTAGCAATGAATGGAAtttctttgcatatttttgtGTAGGTTACATGTTAAGACCCTTCTACATTATACGTATTGTCAAGCTTTctaatgaacaaaacaaacattgtgcGTCTGCTTCTCAGTTCTCTCAGATTTTCTCAGCCGTATGTCATATTTATACaccttcatttcatttttaatagaaGTCTACATAAAACCAGGCTCTGTAGATTTTAGGAAACCTTCTTTAAAAGgaagtgcatttgttttcactaaTGGCTGTATACACAGATACCTTATGcttctttcaaaataatttactCATGATCAAGAATGGTCAGCCAGTGCATTACTGTggcaatgtttttattcatttttgacaaacataaaataaaaccatataAAGTTTTGTCTGCACAAACAAAAGTGTACAACTGATCTGATGTGTATGACATTCAGAATAATAAACAGTTTGGCCAgacttaaaatgtcttttaagtCTAATGATTTTTCACTTCTAAATCTGCAAAGTCACATGTTAATCTAGATGCCAAACAAATGAACTGAAGTTGGGCAGATTAAATAAAGCACAATACCTTACAGTTCCACTTGATACTTCCTGCTGCTGATAACTGCTCCTGCAGCTGAAAACAGCCAATTAGTTCTGGCTTTGGCTCTGCAAGGTCTTATTAACCTACATTTTATGACAAGAATGTGTCCAGAACTTTAGCATTTGAGGAGGAGGTTTGGCTTTGCGTGATAATGCCTGCATGAAGTTATGAATCTTGGGAGcctgtaaaaatacaatttattggTGTGCAGGCCTGATGTTTAAACGGGTTAATAAATACGTAAATATGAAgtaaatatgagaaaaaaatctgaactaaAAACTTAACAAGATGAATACATCCTGAAGGCAGCTGTGAGAAATTAGGCAAAAAGTGCAAGCGAACTTTGTGGTGTGTGGTGAAGCTATTAGGGGCTCATAGCCATTTACTCTCTTGGAAAGCTTTAATTTTCCATGCTGATTGTGTTGTGAAATTTAATcggctgctgtgctgtgttgcGTTTGAGCCACAGTGCTTGTTTTAGAGGACTGACTGGTCCTAATGCACTGTCTTGTCATAATGGGAAGGAGACAGATGGACAGGTGAGGGGAAGGAAGCCTTGTgtcctctcactctcctctaCAAAGTAGGCAGCAGATGTCTGCGATTTCCTGAGGGACAGAGATAAATGATGCtcccccccttctctcttttgttgtttctaCATATTTTGTAGTGTCACACGTTGCCTTTAATTTCATGATCTCTTTACTCGCTCATTCTGATCTGATGAATTAGCTCTCTCAACTTTAATTTAATCGTTTATTCTTGTCCTTTGcccttattttcttttcatggtCTTTTTTCCCACCACAGGCAAACAAGCTACGCACAAAAACCTTGAAGAACACATTGAACCCAGTGTGGAACGAAACGCTGGTGTATCATGGCATCACAGCAGCTGACATGACAACCAAAACACTCAGGTAGGTACTCGCCCCTTAAATTTGGCTTGGACCAGCAATTAGCTCTATTCTCCAGACAGCCAAATGACCATTTTACGAAGGATGAAGATACATGCTTCCAGTCCCCTAGTGCTGCCAGCAGCAATCAATGCTTCCCAGTGGGCTTTTCCAGGTAAACTGTTTCCCTTGCCATTGCTGTGGCAACTGCTCAGGTGTGGACTGTGCACTTTTTCTCCGCCCCTTCCGTCTCACAGCACAATCCATTCGGAGCGATTGAGGTCAAGCGTAGCCATCTTGGCCCAAAAACTCTGACGCACTCGTGTCATCCTGCATGTGTAAGTTGATTCAGAGACAGTTCAGAGACAGAGTTTTgcgtgtgttttgtttgtgaatgtgtgcgCTGCATTCAATCAGTGTCAGTTTGCTCAGTGGATTCATAATGGGGCCAGAGGGCATTGTTCATCCTGAGGAAACACGAGCACAAATGTACACAgacgtacgcacacacacacatacatacacacaattcTCATATGCAGGCAGTCAGGTGTGTGCTTATCCTCTTGTGTATATGTCAAGGGCAATCACTCGCAGGAAAGAACATGCATGGCCCCTCGTCaaagaacacagagaaaatacacacatatggAAACAACACACGTCCTTGAgctacaaatgcacacattctGAAAGAACATTTAACCTccctccacaaacacacactaacagcgGCTTGAGGAGAGACCCCACAAACTAGAGGAAACCCACCTGACCTCTGTTCAAGGACACAgtccacagacacaaaccagcGGGGAGGCTCTGGGTAGCCAAAAGGAGGCAGAAGAGGACAAGTGTGACCAGTGTCAAATGAGAGGCGGCTGCCAAGATCAACAAAGAGAGCAGGAGGAAAGCGTGAATGATGTCAAGTGACAGAAAACGGGGTTTGGAAAAGGAAACTAGGGAGGCCAAGATTGAGGAAAATTGCATACAGTTATAGAGGGATGGAGAGAATCCAAGGGTCAATTGAAAGCGAGAGACTGGCTCAGAGAGAGTAGTGAAATGGATAAAGTGATGAATGAGGCAAATCACTTGGCttagaaaaaaagagagtgatGGGGAGGAGTTTACACAAAGGGGAgccaaaaaaggaaagaatgagGACAGTGAGAAATATGTGAGCCAGCAAATGAGCGGGAGTGAATGAAACACTGTCTGACAGCAAGGAAAGATAGTGCTGGGTGGGTAAgcaacagacagaaatagagagagaaatATCTGCTCTTGCTGGTGATGTGTTCAGGTGCCAGCACCATATTCCATACTCATCAACAAGCTATGTTGTCATTACTCCACGGGAAAGGCAACAAGCACTCGAAGAATGGAAAAACAGAGAGGGATCCCCAGAGAAGTGTTTACTCACTGGGTTGTGCCCTTCTGTATGCCGTGCCGACGGTCCCAGCAGGGTGCAGAAAAGGGAGCACTGTACTCTCTGATCCTCGTGCTCTGCACACTGCTGAGCAGGAAGTCTCTGCACAGACTCTGCCTGAAGGGCCGGAGAGTGCCACGTTAGTTCGTCAAATTGGGCCATGCTGCAGTCAGACAGTACAGATTTCACTGTAAAAGAGTAAGAGAAGCATTGTTTCTATGCAGTGTATAATTCTGatacattttttctgtttggcaCTTCAGCCCACATGGCAGGCGGCAATAAAAACAGTGCAGTGATTTCTTGGTCTATTCTATTGTACTGCTCTTTGTAATTGAgaacaatcatttaaaaaggtaTGCAGCCCATGAAGTGAAGGGAGAAGTGCATTAATTTTTGTGCCATTTATTCACTCATTTGCTGTAACAATGATTATATAAAGCCATTATGCTGAGGCAAAATGCACTTACGTACAAAAAGGACAGCTAAATAAAGGCTGCTTTTATAATTCCTTATTTGTAGTCTGTATTCAACAACCTACGCAATATGCAGACCTTATCTTTAAGGCCACTCAAGGTCCAGTTATTAAGAATGAACCAGCTGAGTAAACTAATAACTCATGTCCTCAATCCAGACTTCACGGTTGGCCTAACACTGGCTAATCCTTTAATTGGCGCAACAAgactgctggaggtttcttgaGTGAAAGTCAACTGAAGTGGAATACATACTGCAGAAATCTCCATCTTCACAAGTTATTTACTTAGTTATTGAGCCTTAAAATTGCCTTAATGTACTTGAAAAAGAGAATGCCTGAAACTTAAAGAATTCTACTGGAAACAAGTAGATCAACATTATCAGTCTCTTTTGAAGTCTGAATAAGAGACAGACTGAGCTCTTCTGCAGGTTGATTCATTGTTGAGAAGCAGACACGATTTTGAGATTAGGACCAAATTTCAGTTGCTGCAGTTTGCGTCTGCCTTTGGGcaaatttcaaatgatttacaaaaCACTGACAGTGATAACATGATGTCTCAGTGCTCCCCCTTACTTTAGTAAACACAATTTCATGTGCATCCTATTGCACGCAGAATATTTTGGTGAATTGTGCATCAATGCATATCTTGAGGAGAATTTCATCTTGCAAACTTTTTTGCCTATTATCACTAAAACGATAGTCAGGCTGTCAGTTAGCACAGGGGAAATGGAGCATGTGGATGTGGGgcatctgtgtgtatttgtgtgttaaaaCAAGTTGTCAGTATCAAGTTGAGTCTTTCTGTTTCCTCTCCATACCTCTGTAAGACTCACAATGCCCATGGCTGTGggagaaaatgtaatattactgCTATgagcaatatttttttatttaaaggtcCAATTTTATGGAGACATCATAATCCTGAGAGTATGATTCCGTTGATCCACTAATTGTTCTCTAACACTGCTAGTAGGTGcatgtttgtggttttgagtAAAATTTTTTATCAACATTCATGTTCCTCTCAAAGTGGATTTATCACATTGGTGAATCATTCATTCTTTATTTAGCACCATCATAAggtcatattttttatttgcccAATATTTTGGTAGATGAACAATCCCCAATCAGCAGTGTTTTGTATTACGTGGTAATTAGCAGATGATATGCTGATA
Encoded here:
- the doc2g gene encoding double C2-like domains, gamma, giving the protein MSVSKPPPPPSTSHLAIPTSSTSIPSSSASSPSATPNSNTLPPPSPVKISMQEHFAINVCPGPILPIPQISDFFPRFHDYPCTPPPPREKKILKEETFNGETSGGYKDGERRGENDGEREEVFDSDDDDTYLGTLEFSLLFDQDNNCLHCTIHKAKGLKAMDSNGLADPYVKLHLLPGASKANKLRTKTLKNTLNPVWNETLVYHGITAADMTTKTLRLCVCDMDRLGRNEFIGEVRVALKKLKEGESKRYNMGLERIAQNKEANNQLVEQGALVAEEERGRILVSLCYNTEKGCLLVGIIRCAHLAAMDSNGYSDPFVKIVLQPDMGKKSKYKTSVKKKTLNPEFNEEFSYEVSLDLLAKKTLEISVWDYDLGMSNDFIGGVELGINASGQRLRHWFECLKNKGKKVEYWHTLTQQGAPSSDKPD